The proteins below come from a single Pseudarthrobacter sp. SSS035 genomic window:
- a CDS encoding MIP/aquaporin family protein — translation MTTPVPVHRDPAPGLTAGSGAEIRHGLVSRLSAEAFGSLFIVVAGLGVPLFSIPQSSPLPAALAAGLAVTAAMLAFGYVSGGHFNPAVTVGHAVAGRIRLGDAAAYIGAQLVGGLLGALALFGILRTLPGIQDSRTAFDTVTAGFGEHSIIQAPLAGVLLLEVLGAAILVAVFLGTTARNNINKTAAAVAVGLAFAVLLQLGLSVGNAPFNPARATASAVFSSSWSLEQLWLFWVAPLAGAAIAGLVFRGFAEPVAADTASAAGSAADGSVDDGSAAEDVVDFDDEDADVADDSAEVPAKAAAPAEPAPAHAAADEPDNRDEAQEFFDGKRG, via the coding sequence ATGACCACGCCTGTGCCCGTCCACCGTGATCCCGCCCCCGGGCTGACTGCCGGCAGCGGTGCCGAAATCCGGCACGGGCTGGTGTCCAGGCTGTCTGCCGAAGCCTTTGGCAGCCTCTTCATCGTGGTGGCAGGCCTGGGCGTGCCGCTGTTCTCCATCCCGCAGTCCAGCCCGCTGCCGGCCGCGCTCGCAGCAGGCCTCGCGGTAACCGCGGCGATGCTGGCCTTCGGCTACGTTTCCGGCGGACACTTCAACCCGGCGGTGACCGTTGGCCACGCCGTCGCCGGCCGGATCCGGCTCGGTGACGCCGCCGCGTACATCGGCGCGCAGCTGGTGGGCGGGCTTCTCGGCGCCCTCGCACTCTTCGGTATCCTGCGCACACTGCCGGGCATCCAGGACAGCCGCACGGCGTTCGACACCGTGACTGCCGGATTCGGCGAACATTCCATCATCCAGGCGCCCCTCGCCGGCGTGCTCCTGCTGGAAGTGCTCGGAGCCGCCATCCTGGTTGCAGTCTTCCTGGGCACCACCGCACGCAACAACATCAACAAAACGGCAGCTGCCGTAGCCGTGGGCCTCGCCTTCGCGGTCCTGCTGCAGCTGGGCCTGTCCGTGGGCAATGCGCCGTTCAACCCCGCCCGCGCCACGGCGTCGGCCGTCTTCAGCTCCAGCTGGTCCCTTGAGCAGCTGTGGCTCTTCTGGGTTGCTCCCTTGGCGGGCGCCGCCATCGCCGGGCTGGTCTTCCGTGGGTTCGCCGAGCCGGTTGCTGCGGATACTGCTTCGGCCGCTGGATCAGCCGCTGACGGGTCAGTAGATGACGGCAGTGCCGCCGAGGATGTTGTGGATTTCGACGACGAGGATGCCGACGTCGCCGACGACTCCGCTGAGGTGCCCGCCAAGGCAGCCGCTCCGGCCGAGCCCGCACCGGCTCATGCCGCCGCGGACGAGCCGGACAACCGCGACGAGGCCCAGGAATTCTTCGACGGAAAGCGCGGTTAG
- a CDS encoding DUF4395 domain-containing protein, which translates to MSKLTDGQTTGINWSAVFAFPNPVNEYAARITAGLVVLLAGATLLSGSVWGLVLIAAGFWLRVLFGPRISPLALLSVKVLAPRLGRVRLVPGPPKRFAQGMGAAVSTTALILFLAGAAPAAWIALAVLIAAASLEAFAGFCLGCVIFGVLQRRGLIPEDICEACNNVALKRL; encoded by the coding sequence ATGAGCAAACTAACGGACGGCCAAACAACCGGAATCAACTGGTCCGCCGTGTTCGCCTTTCCCAACCCCGTCAATGAATACGCGGCCCGGATCACCGCCGGCCTGGTGGTGCTCCTCGCGGGCGCCACACTGCTGAGCGGGTCCGTTTGGGGACTCGTGCTGATCGCCGCGGGCTTCTGGCTGCGTGTGCTCTTCGGCCCACGGATTTCGCCGCTGGCCCTGCTCTCCGTCAAGGTCCTGGCACCCCGACTGGGCCGCGTTCGCCTGGTTCCCGGACCGCCCAAGCGTTTTGCCCAGGGCATGGGAGCGGCGGTGTCCACGACGGCGCTGATCCTGTTCCTTGCCGGGGCCGCCCCTGCAGCCTGGATTGCGCTCGCGGTACTCATCGCTGCAGCCTCGCTGGAGGCCTTCGCCGGATTCTGCCTGGGCTGCGTTATCTTCGGAGTGCTGCAGCGCCGGGGCCTGATCCCGGAGGACATCTGCGAGGCCTGCAACAACGTCGCGCTCAAGCGGTTGTAA
- a CDS encoding ADP-ribosylglycohydrolase family protein, which translates to MSIEPGAVAAPPLKSRIHGCLLGGALGDSLGYAVAFDPMEAIRRRFGPAGLTDLAALDGGSHFSDDTQLTLYTVDGLVEVLEWANDGVGADTNACVWLAYLRWLDTQGESVPPQAPAQPPRWIDGNEVLRHRRAPEETCISGLATGEMGTVYRPVNPELNGRGTVMRSAPFGLIPYIASDAVYKLSADAASLTHGHPSARQSAGSFSLLIHRLVAGDTLADAAAAVLEEVRGLKDVAAELPERLEAAIRCAGTGVLSPEDLVRQLGEGWVAEEAFAVGLYAVLATAPDADSTLSPQDHFRAAVALAVNHSGASDSTGSIAGNILGAYYGEVCLPPEWLDALEGPDVIRGMADLLVGVTTA; encoded by the coding sequence ATGAGCATTGAACCGGGCGCCGTTGCCGCGCCCCCGCTGAAGTCCCGCATCCACGGCTGCCTCCTGGGCGGCGCCCTGGGCGACTCGCTGGGCTACGCGGTGGCGTTCGACCCGATGGAGGCCATCCGCCGACGCTTCGGCCCCGCGGGCCTGACAGACCTGGCAGCGCTCGACGGCGGCAGCCACTTTTCGGACGACACGCAGCTGACGCTGTACACCGTGGACGGACTGGTGGAGGTGCTCGAATGGGCCAATGACGGCGTGGGCGCCGATACGAACGCCTGCGTGTGGCTGGCCTATCTCCGCTGGCTGGACACCCAGGGTGAATCTGTACCGCCGCAGGCCCCGGCACAGCCGCCACGGTGGATCGACGGGAACGAGGTGCTGAGGCACCGCCGAGCCCCGGAAGAAACGTGCATCAGCGGCCTGGCCACCGGCGAAATGGGGACGGTCTACCGGCCGGTGAACCCGGAGTTGAATGGCCGTGGAACGGTGATGCGGTCGGCCCCGTTCGGCCTGATTCCCTACATAGCGTCCGACGCCGTCTATAAGTTGAGTGCCGACGCCGCCTCCCTGACGCACGGCCATCCGTCCGCACGGCAAAGTGCCGGCAGCTTCAGCCTGCTGATCCACCGCCTGGTGGCCGGTGACACCCTGGCGGACGCCGCTGCGGCGGTCCTGGAGGAGGTGCGTGGCCTGAAGGATGTGGCGGCGGAACTTCCCGAGCGGCTTGAAGCAGCCATCCGCTGTGCGGGAACAGGCGTCCTGTCGCCGGAGGACCTGGTTCGGCAGCTGGGCGAGGGCTGGGTCGCGGAGGAGGCGTTCGCCGTCGGGCTTTACGCTGTCCTGGCCACAGCGCCGGATGCGGACTCCACCCTGTCGCCGCAAGACCATTTCCGGGCAGCCGTGGCGCTGGCCGTCAACCACAGCGGCGCCAGCGATTCCACGGGATCCATCGCCGGAAACATCCTTGGCGCCTACTACGGCGAAGTGTGCCTGCCCCCGGAATGGCTCGACGCCCTCGAAGGGCCGGACGTCATCCGCGGCATGGCCGATCTGCTGGTGGGCGTTACAACCGCTTGA